A region of the Denticeps clupeoides chromosome 12, fDenClu1.1, whole genome shotgun sequence genome:
TGATCAGGATCACCGCTGCCGGCGCATCGCACAGGAACGGGAAGAGAGGGCAAGAGGGACAGAGAGCATTACAACAAAATACTCTTGCAATGGTGCTTCATCGGCAGGGGTCGCACCTACTGTAGCATCCAGTTCGCTTTACAGCCGTCGGGTGTCTGGAATTCCCACTCTGATGCGAGAGACAAAGGATGCGAGGCAGGAGCGTCGTGCTGGCAGCTCCATGCAGACGGTCCTTTTGTGTCGGAGATGcacgcttcctcctcctcctcctcctcttttttttccggGAGCTCGTGACGACTGTGGGCTAACCCTGAGGCACAGACGACTGGAGAACCCCTCCCCTGCCCCTGTCCCTTCTATTCCCCTACAGTCGTCTCTTCTCCGCTTCTGCCCTGCTTAGCAGGTTTCTGTTTCCCTATCTCGGCTAATctccccttccctctctctctctctctctctctctctctctctctctgtcatccCCTCCCTCCCCACAGCTCAATATCTCTCCTCCCCTTCAAAGCCAGCAGTCTGCTGTTCACTCCGGGCAGCTTGCTACATGATCTCGCGGAAGACGCCGCTCGGTGTGTCACTCCAGCAGCTCGATGCCGAAGCCGTCTTAGATTCCCATCTGGCCGGCAGCGGGATGCTCCGACTTGGGCACTGATCTCTCCGCGCTCGCTTTCCcctttcccctcctcctcccccttctCCTGATCTCCCACCCTCTAACCATGACCCCTTAACCCCTAACCCATCTCCCCCTTCCTCAGCTCTCCCTCTCGACCATGTTGCCATGTGTCCGCTGGCTCCAGACTCTCCTCGCCTTTCTCACCTCTGTCTCGCTGACTCTGGGGGACAACTGTCCAACTGGCTGCCTCTGCCCGGACCCTCACACCGTGGACTGCAGCGGCAAAGGACTAACCCGCCTGCCGGAATCCATCCCGCTGGACGTGCGCCGGCTCCTGCTGTCTGACAACTGGATTCCCCGCATCCCCTCCGACTTCCTGGTGCTCTACAGCGACCTGGTGTACCTGGACCTGCGAAACAACTCGCTCTCGCGCATCGAGCCCGGCACGCTCAGCACCTCCTCCCGGCTGGTCTTCCTCGACCTGgggagcaacaacctgactgaGATCCCCAAAGGGACTTTCGGGGAGTCGCGGAGCCTGATCAAGTTGCGGCTCAGCAACAACCCGTACCTGAGCATGGTGAACGAGGACGCCTTCCTGGGACTCACGTCCCTGagggagctggagctggagaggaacGCCCTCTCCGGCCTACAGGTGGGCGCCCTGAGCCAGCTGCCCTCCCTGCGGATGGTGAGGCTGGAGGGGAACCCTTGGGTGTGTAACTGCAACTTTGCCAACCTGTTTGCATGGCTgatggagaacagacacaagCTTCCAAACGGTAAGCCGTCTGCCACTGGTTTTACCAGCAATGCTCGGGCTTTTTATGCTGCTATTTTTAATCTTCTCCTCTGAAATAAAGAGGAACCCCCTTCTACTGTTCTAAATTTGGCTTGCCCCCTCCCTCCACATACACTCATGGCAGGAGACAAATGAGCTGTGTGCTTTGAGGGAAAGCTTGCGGGGATGAGCTGCACGGCGGGGTGATGCACCGACCTCAGCTCAACTCCCGTTTCAGTCCTGCATTCAGTTCAGTGTGTTTCCTGCTTTTGCGCATGTGCATGCTGAGCACCTGAATCTTTCCCCAAGGCAAgattctgtatgtgtgtgtgtgtgtgtgtgtgtgtgagagagagagaaagagcttTTCAGGCTGTAAGTGGCCCAGTTGCAACCATGCTGTTCATATGACCGATGCTTTCAGAGCCTTTTTCCCTCTCGCTCCCCTGCCGTGAGCGGGATCCAGTCCTGGCACCGTGCTTCTGCTTGGCTTGGCTGCATAACAGCACCAATATGTTGGTTTGGCCCTGGCCATCGTCTCAGCAACACTTGCTGAAACACATGAGCAAAATCTGGAGCACTGCGAAGATAAAGAGGATCAGCTGAACTCCccgaggaggagaagaagacaCTATGGCTCAGCACTGCTTACATGGAGTTGATGCACTTTTGCACCCCCTCACTTTTGTTCTGTTATTCTCTGGACAATTCTTCAGCTATATATAGCAGTATTAAACCATTAATAATTCCATGATAGGCTCCAGAGCTGTCACTGACACCAAGTGTTGGAGGTGTTATTGTATAAATAGCATTTCCACATTCAGAGTCATTCAAGTTCAAATACATTAGACTGAATTGtgtcaaatattttattcactgcACAACTACACATATGGGACCTCTATGTTTGCATGTATTACCCATAATCACATGGCAACCATATTCCTCTGTTGTCACACTTGGGTCGTAAATATAACTGTCAATTAAGCCACTGTGAGAACTGCAAGTTGAATAAAATGCGTACCATAATTTTCCGTTTAAACACATTGAAAAAATCTGGATTCCTAAAAGGGCTCATAAACAATTATTGGGTTAGTTACAATGTTACATCTTTAAATGTATGCCATTACAATAGCCATCAGTGCATTATTCCTGACACTTTTGGTAGGTGTCATGTAGCAAAGTTAATATTAAATGACATCTGCTTCCAGACTGTCACTTAATATTATCTTGCAATGTGACACCATCACAATCATCTAGAATAACACTCATTCAATTATTGTGTACATGTACTTGAGATTCCCTTTTATGAATGAATGGTTTTAGATACCCAATTATgctaccaaaaaaataaaagaaactgaGATACTGTTACATGTAAGAATCACAGGTAGTAATTAATTCAAATAGTAGAAATTGTAGTACCAGTAATTATCAGGGTTATTAATTACCAGATCCAATACACAACATACCCCaaatattttcaataaattaattaatagattTGCTTATATGGAAATATCAACTTATAGTATAAGTTTTCATCCACAGTCATCAGAGCAACATGGGCACGATGTAAATGGTCAATGCAAATATGATGAAACGTCATCTGTCTGAAATTTGGTTCTATAGCATTAAAGagaataaatcaattaatttcTTGGATAAACTCAATATGAAACCCAGATGACATTAGAAATTATGTCC
Encoded here:
- the lrrc38b gene encoding leucine-rich repeat-containing protein 38 encodes the protein MLPCVRWLQTLLAFLTSVSLTLGDNCPTGCLCPDPHTVDCSGKGLTRLPESIPLDVRRLLLSDNWIPRIPSDFLVLYSDLVYLDLRNNSLSRIEPGTLSTSSRLVFLDLGSNNLTEIPKGTFGESRSLIKLRLSNNPYLSMVNEDAFLGLTSLRELELERNALSGLQVGALSQLPSLRMVRLEGNPWVCNCNFANLFAWLMENRHKLPNGVEGMECSLPMDGRRISLSQLSQDSFRECQVTLTLTDLLIIIFSGISVSVVAIMASFFLASTVHCFQRWSKGNKTEEEEGED